One Hevea brasiliensis isolate MT/VB/25A 57/8 chromosome 5, ASM3005281v1, whole genome shotgun sequence genomic region harbors:
- the LOC110654588 gene encoding germin-like protein subfamily 1 member 13 — MKCFHFLVFLALALAFSFASADDPSPLQDFCVAIPEPENAVFVNGKFCKNPNLTVAEDFFFPGLNVPGNIGNRVGSNVTLVNVDKIPGLNTLGISLARLDFASYGGLNPPHIHPRGTEILVVVEGTLYVGFVTSNPNRLITKVLYPGDVFVFPIGLIHFQFNIAKTNAVAFAGLSSQNPGVITIADAIFGPNPPINPDVLAKAFQLDKDMVEKLQKLFENA, encoded by the exons ATGAAGTGCTTTCATTTCCTTGTCTTTTTGGCTCTGGCTTTGGCCTTCTCTTTTGCCTCTGCCGATGACCCTAGCCCTCTCCAGGACTTCTGTGTTGCAATACCCGAACCTGAGAATGCTG TGTTTGTCAATGGGAAGTTCTGCAAGAACCCAAACCTTACTGTAGCAGAAGATTTCTTTTTTCCGGGACTCAATGTTCCTGGAAATATAGGAAATCGAGTTGGATCGAATGTCACCCTCGTGAATGTTGATAAAATACCAGGACTTAATACTCTTGGTATTTCTCTCGCTCGATTAGACTTTGCATCCTACGGTGGCTTAAACCCTCCCCACATTCACCCTCGTGGCACAGAGATCCTTGTAGTCGTGGAAGGCACCCTTTATGTTGGCTTTGTGACATCCAACCCTAATCGCCTTATCACGAAAGTTTTATACCCAGGAGATGTTTTTgtatttccaattggtctcattcaCTTCCAGTTTAATATTGCAAAGACGAATGCAGTTGCCTTTGCTGGTCTAAGCAGCCAAAACCCAGGAGTCATCACTATAGCAGACGCAATCTTTGGGCCTAATCCACCCATTAATCCTGATGTTCTTGCTAAGGCCTTCCAATTGGACAAGGATATGgtggaaaaacttcagaaactattTGAGAATGCATAA